A segment of the Candidatus Zixiibacteriota bacterium genome:
TGTCGCTTTGCTTAAAGCCGGTCAGATTCGTTTTCGGCCAATTATGATGACGGCTCTGTCAACAATCGGCGGCGTGCTGCCTCTGGCTCTGGCGATCGGCTCGGGCGCCGAGTTCCGGGCTCCGATTGCACGGGCGGTAATTGGTGGTATGATTTCATCGACGGTTCTGACTTTGATAGTGATTCCCGTGGTTTATACTTTTATTGATGATTTGGCACATGGAAATTTCAGGCAGTTATTCCAAAGTTACAAGTGGGATAAGGTAGAAATTCCGGAAGATATAAAGGTCGAAGTTTAAGATATAAAAAAAGGCGAGTCGTTTACGGATCGCCTTTTCTTCTATATTATTTTTTCCAAAAATCAGACGCTGAATATTCGCAGTCCGGTTTGTTTTCTGTGATGACTAATAAAGTTATCGATTCCGGCGATAAGTCCGATTGTCATTGCCGTAAATAAGACCATCAGGGGCAGTTTGCCAAATTCGGAAAGTTTGTTTTCCAGCCAGGTAAAGGATGCTCCATAATTGCTTTCTGGAGCCGAGAATGAGTTTATTAAGCCGGAGAAAATATGTTCAAAATTGATAAAATAAATCGCGGCACTAATTACAATGAGGGCAAAGGCTGCGGCGATAAATTTCTCCTGGAATATGAAAAACTTTGAGTTTTCTTTGGTCTCAATTTGATTTAATTCAGGTATTTTCCCAATAACGGCATCGACAAAATCAGGAGAGAGCTGAATTTCAGGCTCTTCCGATAGACCGGAGATAACAGCCTTATAATCGGTTAACGCCTGCCGACATTTTGGGCAGGTATTCAGATGGAAGGCGGTTTCATCATCCAAAATTAAATTGCGATCGAGGAATTCCTGAATTCGTTCTTCTGTCAAATGATCTCGGTTCACAGTTCCTCCCGATTATATTTGGCCAGTAATCTGTCTTTTAACATCCGCCGGGCTCGAAAAAGATAACTTTTTACGGTTCCTTCCGGCATTTTCATTATATCGGCGATTTCGGCGTAACTCATCTCATCAATATGATATAAAGTTACGATCGTCCGATAAACCGGCGGGATATTATCAATCTCCTGTCTTAATATAGCGGAAATATCCTTTTGCGCAAACTGATAATCAGGTCTTTTTGTTTCGCCATCGGCCGGTTCAAACGATTTATTTTCGTCTCCCAAATCTTCATAAAACGGAAGTTTCTTTTTTTCCAGGAAGTTAAGGCAGGTCGTATATGCTATTCTCGCGATCCAGGTTGAGAGCTTGCAATCAAACCGGAAATTTCCGAGATTCTGGTACACTTTAATAAAAACCTCCTGACAAATATCTTCCTGATCCGACTCCCGTTTTATCATTCGATAAACTATATGACTGACAAGGCGTTGGGTTTGATTTATCAAATCGCGGAAGGCCGCTTTATTTCCGGCCAAGATGCTGTCAACCAACTTTTTTAAATCAATCATATATCGTCACCCTATTTGACAGAATAAGAAAGCAAAAGTTGCAGAAAATATGAAGATAAAAAATTGCAACAATTGCGGGAGATATCGGTCTGATGGTGTAGAAAGCAAAATTAAATGTAAAGGAGAAAACAATGCAGAATCCTGAAATAATAATAGTACCGGTAGTATTCGGAGTTGTCGCATATATGATAAAACTCTGGCTCGACTATCTTTTGAAATCAAAGCTAATCAATCGAGGGATGGTTGATGAGAAGGTTAAGTTTTTGAATTTCAACGGCCACGAGAGATATGCTCCTACTTCGTTAAAATGGGGATTGGTTTTCGTTTTGGTCGGTATCAGCCTTTTGGTGATTCAGGCTTTCCCGGGATATGTTGAAACCGAATTTATTTTCGGCATGATGCTGATAGCCGCCGGGGCCGGACTCTTGATTTACTACTTTGTGGCCAGTTCGCTCAGAAAAAAGCATCTGGAATCACATCCGGAGCAAAAGACAGAATAAGCACGAATTAGTAAAAAACCTGTTTACGCTATATATACTTTTGCCTCGCCCAGGGAATCCCCAGTTCCCCGGGCATTTTTTATTCACAAACAACCGGCAAAAATATCAATCTCAAAAGTCTCATATCCAAATGTCTGCCGTTTATCGTTGCCGTATCGTTTGTGATTTTTATTTGGCATTAAACATAAACCATAGTTAATTCGTCTATATCAAACACGGCCACCTCTCACTTTAGGCTGTGAAAATTCATATTCCGAGAAAAAAAGACTTTGCGATAAGGGAAAGTATGTTATATTTATTAATATAAATTAACCTGAGGGGTATTGCTATGGGGAAATATCAGTTTACGGTAAGACTATTTTTGGCGGCTATTGTTATGCTGATGGCTGGGTTTTTGTTAGCCGCCGATGAAGGGGGATATTCAAAGAATTCTGAGGATAAGGTTTCCTTAAATGATCAGACTATATTGCCCGGAGATCCGCGAAAGGTCGCCGTTCATGATGCTGGGAAATTTTATACAACGATATACGAGACCAATATTGGTTTAAATGGAGCGGGGAATTCGGTAGATCCTGAAACCGGGGAATTACTGAAGCCGCTGACATATCCGAAGGGGAGTGATCTGAAGTATGCCTATGTCGGATCTTTGTGGATTGGCGGCGTTGCAGATAGTGATTCATTTGTCACAGTTGGTGATGATGGATGGATTGGGGATAGAGAACTTTTTCCTGAAGATTATATACGCGGAAATACATATCGCACCGGTAATTATGCCGATGATGAATTTATTTCAACCGTAGTTGATACATTTTATGGTAGCGAAGGGCCAACTTTTTATCATAGACCTCTGGGACTTGAAGTTGTGCACCGGACTTATAGCTGGAGCGATCCGCTTTATGATGATTTTGTGATAATGGAATATACTATTACCAATATTCAGGATAAAAATATAACAGACGGCTGGGCAGGGATATTTTTGGATGCAGATGTGAATCATATTTCATTCAATCAATCCGGTTATATGGATGATTGTGCCGGAACGTTGGAGGTTGGCTTAAACGATAATGTTCCCAGTCAGAAATCATTAATTGCCTATATTATGGATAATGATGGTGATCCGATTAGATCGGGCGGTGAACTTGTCTGGGATTACAGATCTCCGCGCGGAGCAATTTCCGTCAGATTACTTGAAGCAAGTTTTGATGTGGAGCGGATTAATTTCAACTGGTGGTGCAGTAGTGGTAACCCTGATGATGGAATTTTTGGCCCTCGTCAACTGGGTAATTATTGGCCAAGT
Coding sequences within it:
- a CDS encoding DUF6249 domain-containing protein codes for the protein MQNPEIIIVPVVFGVVAYMIKLWLDYLLKSKLINRGMVDEKVKFLNFNGHERYAPTSLKWGLVFVLVGISLLVIQAFPGYVETEFIFGMMLIAAGAGLLIYYFVASSLRKKHLESHPEQKTE
- a CDS encoding sigma-70 family RNA polymerase sigma factor; its protein translation is MIDLKKLVDSILAGNKAAFRDLINQTQRLVSHIVYRMIKRESDQEDICQEVFIKVYQNLGNFRFDCKLSTWIARIAYTTCLNFLEKKKLPFYEDLGDENKSFEPADGETKRPDYQFAQKDISAILRQEIDNIPPVYRTIVTLYHIDEMSYAEIADIMKMPEGTVKSYLFRARRMLKDRLLAKYNREEL